One Sphingomonas sp. KR3-1 DNA segment encodes these proteins:
- a CDS encoding enoyl-CoA hydratase/isomerase family protein: MTYQNLTLAFDGRIARVTLARPNKLNPLDWATVKELKAVVAEVEATPGIDFVLLTGAGRSFSAGGDLDGYIRLYQDPAAFQAFLDDFFAMLTGIEKARAIWIAAVNGVCVAGGIELLLACDMAIAAESARIGDGHLNFGQLPGAGGSQRLPRAIGLLRAKHLMLTGDLLDARAAESWGLVTRVVPDGELIAAAQGWIEGMSAKSPVGLAGAKRLANLTLETTYEEGLRQEIAFVHNYATTEPDATEGLIAFKEKRAPRFGARKEN; encoded by the coding sequence ATGACGTACCAGAACCTCACGCTCGCCTTTGACGGCCGCATCGCGCGCGTCACGCTCGCCCGGCCCAACAAGCTCAATCCGCTCGACTGGGCGACGGTCAAGGAACTCAAGGCGGTGGTCGCCGAGGTCGAGGCCACGCCCGGCATCGACTTCGTGCTGCTGACCGGTGCGGGGCGGAGCTTCTCGGCAGGTGGCGATCTCGACGGCTATATCCGCCTCTATCAGGATCCCGCGGCGTTCCAGGCGTTCCTCGACGATTTCTTCGCGATGCTGACCGGCATCGAGAAGGCGCGCGCGATCTGGATCGCCGCCGTCAATGGCGTGTGCGTCGCGGGCGGGATCGAGTTGCTGCTGGCGTGCGATATGGCGATTGCCGCCGAGAGCGCGAGGATCGGCGACGGCCATCTCAATTTCGGGCAGCTTCCCGGCGCGGGCGGATCGCAGCGCCTGCCGCGCGCGATCGGGCTGCTCCGCGCCAAGCATCTGATGCTGACGGGCGACCTGCTCGACGCACGCGCTGCCGAGAGCTGGGGGCTGGTTACCAGGGTCGTGCCCGATGGCGAACTGATCGCGGCGGCGCAGGGCTGGATCGAGGGCATGTCCGCCAAAAGCCCTGTCGGTCTCGCCGGCGCCAAGCGGCTCGCCAACCTCACGCTCGAGACGACGTACGAGGAGGGCCTCCGGCAGGAGATCGCCTTCGTCCACAACTACGCCACGACCGAGCCCGACGCCACCGAAGGCCTGATCGCCTTCAAGGAAAAGCGCGCCCCTCGCTTCGGCGCGCGCAAGGAAAACTGA
- a CDS encoding acetyl-CoA acetyltransferase, whose amino-acid sequence MFKLRDKYAIAGIGNTDYTKASGRTVRSLATEACLKAIEDAGLTVADIDGIVSFNFNDSAPAIGVATEMGIENAGYAVDYAAGGNGANLITLAATAAIEAGLAKNVVCFRAMNGRSGFRLGGGRDLSAYGVTQYTAPLGWITYPQAMAMWARRHMIDYGTTEEHWAEIATTFRDNAVINERAMQRTPMTKDDYYNSRFIVDPFRMYDICLESDGACAVVITSAEHARDLKQKPVYIMGGAYGGGPSQGDDLFDAIRWPSHSHNCFKYLADDLWGSAGIGPEDVDVAEIYDCFTYSVLMALEGLGFCKEGEGGPFVMGGRIARDGALPLNTHGGLLSEAYIHGFNHVIEAVEQLRGTAGARQIKGAEIALTTAGAMTCGSAMILRN is encoded by the coding sequence ATGTTCAAGCTGCGTGACAAATACGCCATCGCCGGGATCGGCAATACGGACTACACCAAGGCCTCGGGCCGCACGGTGCGGAGCCTGGCGACCGAAGCCTGCCTCAAGGCGATCGAGGATGCCGGCCTCACCGTCGCCGACATCGACGGTATCGTCAGCTTCAACTTCAACGACAGCGCCCCCGCGATCGGCGTGGCGACCGAGATGGGCATCGAGAACGCCGGCTATGCGGTCGACTATGCAGCCGGCGGCAATGGCGCGAACCTGATCACGCTGGCGGCGACCGCGGCGATCGAGGCGGGGCTGGCCAAGAACGTCGTCTGCTTCCGCGCGATGAACGGGCGCTCCGGGTTTCGCCTCGGGGGCGGGCGCGACCTGTCGGCCTATGGCGTGACGCAATACACCGCGCCGCTCGGCTGGATCACCTATCCGCAGGCGATGGCGATGTGGGCGCGGCGCCACATGATCGATTATGGCACGACCGAGGAGCATTGGGCGGAGATCGCCACGACGTTCCGCGACAATGCCGTGATCAACGAGCGGGCGATGCAGCGCACGCCGATGACCAAAGACGATTATTACAACTCGCGCTTCATCGTCGATCCGTTCCGCATGTACGACATCTGCCTGGAGAGCGACGGCGCGTGCGCGGTCGTCATCACCTCCGCCGAGCATGCCCGCGACCTGAAGCAGAAGCCGGTCTACATCATGGGCGGGGCCTATGGCGGCGGGCCGAGCCAGGGCGACGACCTCTTCGACGCGATCCGCTGGCCGAGCCATTCGCACAATTGCTTCAAATATCTCGCCGACGATCTCTGGGGCAGCGCCGGCATCGGCCCCGAGGATGTCGACGTTGCCGAGATCTATGACTGCTTCACCTACTCGGTGCTGATGGCGCTGGAGGGGCTCGGCTTCTGCAAGGAAGGCGAGGGTGGCCCCTTCGTGATGGGCGGCCGCATCGCGCGCGACGGCGCGCTGCCGCTCAACACGCACGGCGGCCTGCTCTCCGAGGCGTATATCCACGGCTTCAACCATGTGATCGAGGCGGTCGAGCAGCTGCGCGGCACCGCCGGCGCGCGCCAGATCAAGGGTGC